TCCGGCAGCGGCGCGGCCAAGCTGTCGACGCGCACCACCCGCTCGCCGCAGCAGGCCGGGGCTTGGTATTGGTTGCCGCAGGCGCCCCACAGCAGCAGGGCCAGCAGGCCGAGCAGCAACGCGCCGGGCAACGGCAAGCGCCGCAAAGCAACTATCAGGGCCACGGGCTGAAACACGGGCTTAAAAGTAAGCGCCAACGCCCGGCGCGCCCATATTTGCGCCATGAACTTCCCCGTCGAGCTGGCCTTAGGCCCCGTGCGCCTGCCCGTGCACCTGCTGTGCGAAGTGCTGGCGTACTCGCTGGGCTACCGCCTCTACACCCACCTGCGCGCCCACCACGCCGACCGCATCAGCAGCCAGCACCGCCAGTGGATTTTTGTGGGGGCGGCCGCGGGCGCCCTGCTGGGCTCGCGCCTGCTGGGCCTACTGGAGCACCCCGAGCTGCTAGCCCACCCGCCCGGTGGCTGGCTCTACTACTTCACCAACAAAACCATTGTGGGCGGCTTCCTGGGTGGCCTCATCGGCGTGGAGCTCACCAAAAAGCGCCTGGGCGTGAGGGCCAGCAGCGGCGACCTCATGGTGTTCCCCATCCTGCTGGGCCTGGCCATTGGCCGGCTCGGTTGCTTTTTCAGCGGGCTCGAAGACGGCACTTATGGCACGGCTACTCCCCTCCCCTGGGGCATCAACTTTGGCGATGGCATCCGCCGCCACCCCACCAACCTATACGAAATCCTGTTTCTGGGGGCGCTGGCGCTGCTACTGTGGCTGCTGGAACGGCGAGGGCCCCTGGCCGATGGGCGCCGGTTTCAGCTATTTCTGAGCGGCTACCTGCTGTTCCGGCTGCTGGTGGAGTTCATCAAGCCCACGGCGGCGCTGCCGGGCCTGGGGCTCACGGCCATTCAGTGGGCGTGCGTGGCGGGGCTGGGGTATTATGTTTGGGGGTGGGTTAAGCCCCATATTCCAGTGACCAAGTATACTTGATTACAACGGTTTACATACCCGATATTATGAAGACACTTTTGCTTCTTGCAATGGCTTTGCTGCCTTTTCTAGCTTATAGCCAAGACAGTCCTCGAGACTTATTAATTGCGGCAGAAATAACTGGAGAAGGCAAATACATATATCCTGACAGCAACACAAAAGGTCTTTTCGTAAAATTGACTGTTACGAACAATTCGGTTTCGAATAAGAAGATTTTGATAATGTCCTGCTCGTGGATGGAAAACTGGCAAACTGACAATTCAAATCTGATTTTGGATTTTCCAGGATGTGATAAAAATGTACCTGAACACATTACTCTAAAACCACAAAAAACAATTGTGTTTTATGGATTATTGACGCGAATGATTAATAGCAAATCGGATAAAAACAAAACAGAATATATGAGCCCACGACCGCCGTATGACAAGTGGACAGTGCCTGAAGCTGGCGTTAGGGTTCGGTTTGGTTTCTCGGGCCGCTACCCGCAAAATCATTTCAATGATGCTAGCTATAATGATTACTCTGACAAAACATGGTGGAGCCAACCGGTAAGCTTGCAATTCGATAATAATTCATTTGTTGTAGAAGAATAAATTTCCCATGCCCGAACGTCCATACACCTACTACGATTTCACCATCAGCCTATGCCCGCATTGCCTGCGCCGCATCGAGGCCAAAATCGTCTTCGAGGACGGGAACGTGTACATGCTCAAGCGCTGCCCGGAGCACGGGCGGCAGCGGGTGCGCATTGCCACCGATATTGAGTACTACAAGAGCATCCGCAACTACGTGAAGCCCAGCGAAACGCCGCGCCGCTTCAACATGGCCACGCACTTCGGCTGCCCCTACGACTGCGGCCTGTGCACCGACCACGAGCAGCACAGCTGCCTCACCGTCATCGAGATAACCGACCGCTGCAACCTCACCTGCCCTACCTGCTACGCCGAAAGCAGCCCCACCCACGGCCGGCACCGCTCCCTGGAAGAAGTGGAAGCCATGGTGGACCTGGTGGTGGCCAACGAAGGCGAGCCCGACGTGGTGCAAATCTCCGGCGGCGAGCCCACGCTGCACCCGCAGTTCTGGGAAATCCTGAACA
This DNA window, taken from Hymenobacter sp. 5317J-9, encodes the following:
- a CDS encoding prolipoprotein diacylglyceryl transferase family protein, whose product is MNFPVELALGPVRLPVHLLCEVLAYSLGYRLYTHLRAHHADRISSQHRQWIFVGAAAGALLGSRLLGLLEHPELLAHPPGGWLYYFTNKTIVGGFLGGLIGVELTKKRLGVRASSGDLMVFPILLGLAIGRLGCFFSGLEDGTYGTATPLPWGINFGDGIRRHPTNLYEILFLGALALLLWLLERRGPLADGRRFQLFLSGYLLFRLLVEFIKPTAALPGLGLTAIQWACVAGLGYYVWGWVKPHIPVTKYT